A genomic region of Desulfobulbaceae bacterium DB1 contains the following coding sequences:
- a CDS encoding 30S ribosomal protein S1 — protein MGNSVTENKQHDGFDAIEEGMSFAELFNDEQLSVANVGDVVQGTIIGLTDNFAVIDIGDKSESEIPLSEFRSEGEDAEVQIGDVFDVFVEKREAEGGLRLSREKAIGIKVWEDIASIQEADGTINGRIESRVKGGLSVDIGVPAFLPYSQIDLRPVKDLDNMIGQTYEFKILKFNRKRNNVVISRRAILEEERQKLRHEMRSSLAEGSVVVGSITNITDYGVFIDLGGLDGLCHITDLSWGRVSHPSKLFKVGQEIEVKVLKYDKDTDKVSLGVKQLKADPWSTVEDKYPVGSRAVGKVVSITDYGVFAELEEGVEGLVHVSEMSWSKKTRHPSKIVSVGDAIDVSILNIDVDAKRISLGMKQLQPNPWDLVTENYPVGSIIEGKIKNITDFGIFIGIEEGIDGLIHVSDLSWTERIKHPSEKYSKGQTIQAVVLKIDRENERFSLGIKQLTPDPWQQAIEKYPVGALVQGKITNVTDFGIFVEVEEGVEGLVHVSEISKDKVNTPVGMYNVGDTIETKVISVSAKDRKIGLSVKAMSDDGEELKLEDYKKFQASSGPSTLGDLLKEELDNQERREEE, from the coding sequence ATGGGAAACAGTGTAACAGAAAACAAACAACATGATGGTTTTGACGCCATCGAAGAAGGCATGAGCTTTGCGGAGCTCTTCAATGACGAGCAATTAAGCGTTGCAAATGTTGGAGATGTCGTTCAGGGGACCATTATCGGATTGACAGACAATTTTGCCGTTATTGATATCGGTGACAAGTCTGAGAGTGAGATTCCGCTGAGCGAGTTCAGGAGCGAAGGCGAAGATGCCGAGGTGCAAATCGGCGATGTGTTCGATGTCTTTGTTGAAAAGCGTGAAGCAGAAGGCGGACTTCGCCTTTCACGGGAAAAAGCCATCGGCATCAAAGTCTGGGAAGATATTGCCAGTATTCAGGAGGCCGACGGCACCATTAACGGCCGTATTGAAAGTCGCGTCAAGGGCGGGCTTTCCGTTGATATCGGCGTACCGGCATTTTTGCCCTATTCTCAGATTGACCTTCGCCCGGTTAAGGATCTGGATAATATGATCGGTCAAACTTATGAATTCAAGATTCTTAAGTTCAACCGGAAGCGTAATAATGTCGTTATCTCTCGCCGTGCAATTCTTGAGGAAGAAAGACAGAAACTTCGTCATGAGATGCGTTCTTCCCTTGCGGAAGGTTCCGTTGTGGTTGGTTCCATTACCAACATTACGGATTACGGTGTCTTTATCGATCTTGGCGGCCTTGACGGTTTGTGCCATATCACGGACCTCTCTTGGGGCCGTGTCTCCCATCCTTCCAAGTTGTTCAAGGTTGGGCAGGAAATTGAGGTCAAGGTTCTTAAATACGACAAGGATACGGATAAGGTTTCTCTCGGTGTCAAGCAGTTGAAAGCTGATCCGTGGTCCACCGTTGAAGATAAATATCCTGTCGGTTCCCGTGCTGTCGGAAAAGTGGTCAGCATTACCGATTACGGTGTTTTTGCCGAGCTTGAAGAAGGTGTCGAGGGTCTGGTTCATGTTTCCGAGATGTCATGGTCGAAGAAGACGCGCCATCCCTCGAAAATTGTTTCCGTCGGCGATGCCATTGATGTTTCCATCTTGAATATTGATGTCGATGCCAAACGAATTTCCCTCGGCATGAAGCAATTGCAGCCCAATCCTTGGGATCTGGTCACGGAAAATTATCCGGTCGGCTCGATTATTGAAGGAAAGATCAAAAATATTACCGATTTCGGTATTTTCATCGGGATCGAGGAAGGCATCGACGGTCTTATCCATGTTTCCGATCTTTCATGGACAGAAAGAATTAAGCATCCATCGGAAAAATATTCCAAGGGCCAGACAATTCAGGCTGTCGTTTTGAAAATTGATCGTGAAAACGAGCGATTTTCACTCGGCATCAAACAATTGACTCCTGATCCCTGGCAGCAGGCCATTGAAAAATATCCTGTCGGCGCCCTTGTTCAAGGAAAAATTACCAATGTGACTGATTTTGGTATCTTTGTCGAGGTTGAAGAAGGAGTCGAGGGCCTTGTTCATGTTTCTGAGATCAGCAAAGACAAAGTCAATACGCCAGTCGGTATGTATAATGTCGGAGACACAATTGAAACCAAGGTTATCAGTGTTTCTGCCAAGGATCGTAAAATCGGTCTTTCCGTTAAGGCAATGTCGGATGACGGTGAAGAACTGAAACTCGAGGATTACAAGAAATTCCAGGCATCATCCGGTCCTTCTACTTTGGGCGACCTGTTGAAGGAAGAGCTTGATAATCAAGAACGTCGGGAAGAAGAATAG
- a CDS encoding (Fe-S)-binding protein, whose amino-acid sequence MYSRIYVLRFPKETSDKPIICKLVGQYGVEFNILKATILPQHEGLMVLELLGHKNNVREALDYLRGFGVKIESLSTIIRRDDDKCFQCGACTGICPTGALYVRRPDMAVLFDPDKCTGCGLCVTVCPVRAMEVSLLQSMNSLP is encoded by the coding sequence ATGTATTCACGAATTTATGTTTTACGATTCCCCAAGGAAACCAGTGACAAGCCGATTATCTGCAAATTAGTAGGTCAGTATGGTGTTGAATTCAATATTCTCAAGGCCACCATCTTGCCGCAACATGAAGGGTTGATGGTGCTTGAGTTGTTGGGGCACAAGAATAATGTCCGGGAAGCACTCGATTATCTTCGTGGTTTCGGCGTCAAGATCGAGTCCTTATCGACCATAATCCGGCGTGATGACGATAAATGTTTTCAGTGCGGCGCCTGTACTGGTATATGCCCCACAGGAGCCCTTTATGTCAGACGGCCGGATATGGCTGTTTTGTTTGACCCTGACAAGTGTACCGGTTGCGGTCTTTGTGTTACCGTGTGTCCGGTCAGAGCGATGGAAGTTTCTTTGCTGCAATCAATGAATTCTCTGCCGTAA
- a CDS encoding chromosome partitioning protein ParB gives MVMKNGDRLGRGLGSLLSGSLEIDDEKKEFFRCPVSLISPNPYQPRREMDDAALTQLAESIREKGILQPLVVRELESDGGYELIAGERRLRAAKRIGLDEVPVIVKQATPEDRLELALIENIQRQNLNPIEEAVAYKRLIDEFQLTQDEVAQKVGKERSTVANIMRLLQLPDYAKTDVVENRLSMGHARVMLAIDDANQFRELRDSIISQGLSVRQTEKIVASQKSGTGKKAAAKKQQGNKPIPEAYCLALADEVGRMLGSKSRIVQSGARGKIEIEYYSLDDLERIHKLLTSMQSDL, from the coding sequence ATTGTCATGAAAAACGGCGATAGATTGGGGCGGGGTTTAGGCTCGCTCTTGTCCGGCTCCCTGGAAATTGACGACGAAAAAAAAGAGTTTTTTCGTTGCCCGGTTTCCTTGATCAGCCCCAACCCGTATCAGCCGCGACGGGAAATGGATGATGCTGCGCTTACGCAGCTGGCTGAATCAATACGGGAAAAGGGCATTCTGCAGCCCCTTGTTGTCCGCGAACTTGAAAGCGATGGTGGTTATGAGCTGATTGCCGGAGAGCGACGGCTGCGGGCAGCGAAACGGATCGGTCTTGACGAGGTGCCGGTCATCGTCAAACAGGCAACTCCGGAAGACAGGCTTGAACTTGCGTTGATTGAAAATATTCAACGCCAGAACCTCAATCCCATTGAGGAAGCGGTTGCCTATAAGCGGCTCATTGATGAGTTTCAACTGACCCAGGACGAGGTGGCGCAGAAGGTGGGCAAGGAAAGATCGACGGTTGCCAATATTATGCGGCTGTTGCAGTTGCCGGACTACGCGAAAACCGATGTTGTCGAAAATCGATTGAGCATGGGCCACGCCAGGGTCATGCTTGCCATAGATGATGCAAATCAGTTCCGGGAATTGCGTGATAGTATCATCAGTCAGGGCTTGTCGGTGCGGCAAACGGAAAAAATTGTCGCCAGTCAAAAGAGCGGGACCGGCAAGAAGGCCGCAGCAAAAAAACAGCAAGGGAATAAACCAATCCCTGAGGCCTATTGTCTGGCCCTTGCTGATGAGGTCGGGAGAATGCTGGGCAGCAAAAGCCGGATTGTCCAGAGTGGGGCGCGGGGAAAAATCGAAATTGAATATTATTCATTGGATGACCTGGAGCGAATCCATAAATTGCTGACTTCGATGCAGAGTGATTTGTGA
- a CDS encoding NUDIX hydrolase, producing MPESCSSPRFRNPLPTVDIIIEIGGGIVLIKRKNPPHGWAIPGGFVDYGETLEAAAVREAKEETGLDVQLVRQMHSYSNPARDPRFHTISTVFIARAQGIPHADDDAAEARIFTADNLPELVFDHRHILVDYFNHVF from the coding sequence ATGCCTGAGTCATGCTCTTCTCCGCGATTCCGCAACCCATTGCCCACCGTTGATATCATCATTGAAATCGGGGGCGGCATTGTTTTGATCAAGCGGAAAAATCCTCCGCATGGCTGGGCGATTCCCGGCGGATTTGTTGATTACGGCGAAACGCTTGAGGCGGCGGCGGTGCGCGAGGCAAAGGAAGAAACCGGTCTTGATGTCCAGCTTGTGCGGCAGATGCACAGTTACTCAAATCCCGCCCGTGATCCCAGGTTTCATACGATTTCCACTGTCTTTATCGCCCGTGCCCAGGGAATTCCTCACGCGGATGACGATGCGGCAGAGGCGCGCATTTTCACCGCCGACAATTTACCCGAACTGGTGTTTGATCATCGTCACATACTGGTCGATTATTTTAACCATGTCTTCTGA
- a CDS encoding biotin synthase BioB produces MLSGTAIAQLRTLSCRELMQRALDVKLAQRGGKISLCSIINAKSGNCSEDCRFCTQSAHYRTKTPVYPLKPAEEIVAAACQAKEDGATHFSIVTSGKEVTAALLPRICEIIKAIRDQVDISVCASLGLATREDFLHLKAAGLSRYHHNLETSKEFFPRVVTTHSFAQRVDTIKAAQESGLEVCAGGIIGLGENEDDRLSMARTLAELGVDSVPLNILLPLPGTPMEKIAPLSINEILRAIALFRLILPNIPLRLAAGRESALGDFLGTAFMAGADGMMVGGYLTQRGRSPETDRLFIDAVRRLWG; encoded by the coding sequence GTGCTCTCCGGAACCGCCATAGCGCAGCTTCGCACCCTTTCCTGCCGGGAACTGATGCAGCGCGCCCTGGATGTCAAACTGGCGCAGCGCGGCGGGAAGATATCTCTTTGCTCCATAATCAACGCCAAATCCGGCAATTGCAGCGAAGATTGTCGTTTCTGCACCCAATCAGCCCATTACCGGACAAAGACCCCGGTTTACCCACTGAAACCGGCGGAAGAAATTGTTGCAGCCGCCTGTCAGGCCAAAGAAGACGGGGCAACTCATTTTTCCATCGTCACCAGCGGCAAAGAAGTCACCGCCGCCCTTCTGCCCCGCATCTGTGAAATTATCAAAGCAATTCGGGATCAGGTCGATATTTCGGTCTGCGCCTCTCTCGGCTTGGCCACCCGTGAAGATTTTCTTCACCTGAAAGCAGCAGGACTTTCCCGCTACCATCACAACCTGGAAACATCAAAGGAATTTTTCCCCCGGGTGGTGACCACCCACAGCTTCGCACAGCGGGTCGATACCATCAAAGCGGCGCAGGAATCCGGTCTCGAGGTGTGCGCCGGCGGCATTATCGGGCTGGGAGAAAACGAGGACGACCGGCTTTCCATGGCCCGGACCCTTGCCGAACTGGGAGTCGATTCGGTGCCCCTCAATATCCTCCTGCCCCTGCCAGGCACCCCCATGGAGAAAATTGCCCCCCTGTCAATCAATGAAATTCTGCGGGCAATCGCCCTGTTCCGCCTGATATTACCGAACATACCCCTGAGGCTGGCTGCGGGAAGGGAGTCGGCCTTGGGGGACTTCCTCGGCACCGCCTTTATGGCAGGGGCGGACGGCATGATGGTGGGCGGCTATCTCACCCAGCGGGGACGCAGTCCGGAAACAGACCGTCTCTTCATTGACGCCGTCCGCCGCTTATGGGGGTGA
- a CDS encoding chromosome partitioning protein ParA, which produces MARGKIVALANQKGGVGKTTTTVNLAAALAKIGHKVLVVDSDPQGNASSGLGVSVKGMERHLYHCYLDRDQVVKSIKQSSCLENLHVLPTHIDLIGVEVELMSAMQREQYLAKLLEPLLESYEYVFVDCPPSLGLLTLNALTAADSVIIPLQCEYFALEGLSQLIRTIRLVKRSYNKRLNIEGLVLTMYDRRNRLTFQVAKEVKQHFQEKVYKTVIPRNVRLSECPSYGKPVMEYDARSVGALSYMNLGKEFIKRQAA; this is translated from the coding sequence ATGGCAAGAGGGAAAATTGTTGCATTGGCAAACCAGAAGGGTGGGGTGGGTAAAACGACCACAACAGTTAACCTGGCGGCAGCCTTGGCCAAGATCGGTCATAAGGTGCTGGTTGTTGATTCGGATCCCCAGGGCAATGCATCAAGCGGTCTTGGGGTGAGCGTCAAGGGAATGGAGAGGCATCTGTATCATTGCTATCTTGACAGAGATCAGGTGGTGAAAAGCATCAAACAGTCGAGTTGTCTGGAGAACCTCCACGTCTTGCCGACCCACATCGATTTAATCGGGGTGGAGGTTGAGCTGATGTCAGCCATGCAGCGGGAGCAGTATCTGGCAAAATTGCTGGAACCGCTGCTGGAATCATATGAGTATGTCTTTGTCGATTGCCCTCCGTCCCTGGGACTTCTGACATTAAATGCATTGACAGCAGCTGATTCGGTCATAATCCCGCTTCAGTGTGAATATTTCGCCTTGGAGGGATTGAGTCAGCTTATCCGGACGATTCGTCTCGTCAAGCGCTCCTACAATAAAAGACTGAACATAGAAGGGCTGGTTCTTACCATGTATGACCGGCGCAACAGATTAACATTCCAGGTGGCGAAAGAGGTCAAGCAGCATTTCCAGGAAAAGGTTTACAAGACGGTTATTCCGCGCAATGTTCGTTTGAGTGAATGTCCGAGTTACGGCAAGCCGGTCATGGAATATGACGCCCGGTCGGTTGGGGCGTTGAGCTATATGAATCTCGGCAAAGAGTTTATTAAAAGGCAGGCTGCGTGA
- a CDS encoding 2-nitropropane dioxygenase, with amino-acid sequence MKLPPLTIGQFTAPVPLIQGGMSIRVSTSALAVPVAECGGIGTIGGSALPVEELQADIRKAKSMTKGIIAVNIMFAMKNFYNLVMGSIEAGVDMIITGAGFSRDIFKIGHDTNTPIVSIVSSPAFAKLAEKMGAAAIVVEAKEAGGHLGTDVALRDLFPEIRKVVKKVPLIAAGGITNGYEMGEMMDKYGADAVQIATRFILTKECSVSDAFKQTLLNAKKEDVVLTSSPVGLPGRAINTPFVRKLAQGETPKVKECLYKCLKKCDHHYCISERLMKAHDGDYNEGLFFTGENVYKMKDILTVKEVFDQFVSQAESVYKEP; translated from the coding sequence ATGAAACTTCCACCGCTGACCATAGGTCAATTTACAGCTCCAGTGCCTCTCATCCAGGGAGGAATGTCAATCCGCGTCTCAACATCAGCCCTTGCGGTTCCCGTCGCAGAATGCGGCGGAATCGGCACAATCGGCGGCTCCGCTCTCCCGGTTGAAGAGCTTCAGGCGGATATCCGCAAAGCCAAAAGCATGACAAAGGGTATTATTGCCGTCAATATCATGTTTGCCATGAAAAACTTCTACAACCTGGTGATGGGATCCATTGAAGCGGGTGTTGACATGATTATCACCGGCGCGGGATTTTCCCGGGACATTTTCAAAATCGGCCATGATACCAATACACCCATTGTCAGTATCGTTTCATCGCCGGCTTTTGCCAAACTGGCGGAGAAAATGGGCGCAGCGGCCATCGTCGTGGAAGCCAAGGAGGCCGGCGGCCATCTCGGCACCGACGTGGCATTACGAGACCTTTTTCCGGAAATACGCAAGGTGGTGAAAAAGGTGCCGCTCATTGCCGCCGGCGGCATTACCAACGGCTATGAAATGGGCGAAATGATGGACAAATACGGTGCCGATGCCGTGCAAATCGCCACACGATTTATCCTTACCAAGGAATGCTCCGTATCCGACGCATTTAAACAAACCCTGCTGAATGCAAAAAAGGAAGATGTTGTCCTTACCTCGTCACCGGTGGGGTTGCCGGGCAGGGCGATCAACACGCCTTTTGTTCGGAAACTGGCCCAGGGAGAAACGCCGAAGGTCAAGGAATGCCTCTACAAATGCCTGAAAAAATGTGACCATCATTACTGCATCAGCGAACGACTCATGAAAGCCCATGATGGTGATTATAATGAAGGGCTTTTTTTCACCGGCGAAAATGTCTACAAAATGAAAGACATATTGACGGTGAAAGAAGTTTTTGATCAGTTTGTTTCCCAGGCTGAATCCGTATATAAAGAACCCTGA
- a CDS encoding DNA-formamidopyrimidine glycosylase, protein MPELPEVEVIRQGLLPHVIGRTVLSIACSDKKLRLPLPTSLLQQWVQGAAINGIARRGKYLLFSFDNRAAMIVHLGMSGKLGIFPATLPGALHDHVVFCFAGNMQMRYNDTRRFGCIQVLPPGRLETSDPFAALGREPLNDDFDGAYLKEKAAKRLQPVKNFLMDSRMVAGIGNIYANEILFYCGIHPTTPVGSISRKTWDAIAEASRAVLTRAIARGGSTISDFVNSSGQQGYFQLELMVYGRDGERCKRCAALIGRQVIGGRSTFFCPVCQK, encoded by the coding sequence ATGCCGGAACTGCCCGAAGTCGAGGTCATTCGTCAGGGGCTGCTGCCCCATGTGATCGGTCGTACCGTGCTTTCCATTGCCTGTTCGGACAAAAAGCTGCGGCTGCCCCTGCCCACATCATTATTGCAGCAGTGGGTCCAGGGCGCCGCAATCAACGGTATCGCTCGGCGCGGAAAATATCTGCTGTTTTCCTTTGACAACCGGGCGGCAATGATCGTTCATCTGGGCATGAGCGGCAAACTGGGGATTTTCCCGGCAACGCTCCCCGGCGCCCTGCACGACCACGTTGTTTTCTGTTTTGCCGGCAACATGCAGATGCGCTACAATGATACCCGGCGTTTCGGCTGCATCCAGGTGCTGCCGCCCGGTCGCCTCGAAACATCGGACCCTTTTGCCGCCCTCGGGCGCGAACCGCTCAACGATGATTTCGACGGCGCCTATCTCAAGGAGAAGGCGGCAAAGCGTCTGCAGCCGGTGAAGAATTTTCTCATGGACAGCCGCATGGTTGCCGGCATCGGCAATATTTACGCCAATGAAATACTTTTTTATTGCGGGATTCATCCGACAACACCGGTGGGCTCCATCAGCCGCAAAACGTGGGATGCAATCGCCGAGGCAAGCCGGGCGGTGCTGACCCGCGCCATTGCCCGCGGCGGCAGCACCATCAGTGATTTTGTCAACAGTTCAGGGCAGCAGGGCTATTTCCAGCTGGAGTTGATGGTTTACGGGCGTGACGGGGAAAGGTGCAAGCGCTGTGCGGCGCTCATCGGCCGGCAGGTGATCGGCGGCAGAAGTACTTTTTTCTGCCCCGTCTGCCAGAAATAG
- a CDS encoding 8-amino-7-oxononanoate synthase, which produces MNRKAWLGDRREKGQLRRLTPVLRAADGSVSLAGQGNQPVLDFSSNDYLALSCHPLVLATSRNFLEQGGCGTGASRLMSGDLVMHHQLEEEVALLKGREAALLFGSGYLANCGIIPALVGRNDVIFSDRLNHASIYDGCRLSRAKLVRFHHNDMDHLADLLRHHRGTGEALIVAESLYSMDGDCCPLRDLVALKNRHQCLLMIDEAHATGIYGANGGGIIQEEGLAAEVDVAMGTFGKALGSYGAYAATSGEMKDFLVNRARSFIYSTGLPPAVIGASLAAVRIVREQPELRRRLFAKVEKFRQALRRHNIENIGASQIMPVLIGDSGKAMHIATTLRDKGVFATAVRPPTVPEGTSRLRFSITLHLQDDALEHTAALLADILSGS; this is translated from the coding sequence ATGAACAGAAAAGCCTGGCTGGGTGACCGGCGAGAAAAAGGGCAACTTCGCCGGCTGACCCCTGTGCTGCGGGCAGCGGACGGCAGTGTTTCTCTTGCCGGTCAAGGGAATCAGCCCGTGCTTGATTTCTCGTCAAACGATTATCTCGCCCTTTCCTGCCATCCGCTTGTTCTCGCCACAAGTCGGAATTTTCTTGAACAAGGAGGTTGCGGCACCGGCGCTTCCCGTCTGATGAGCGGCGATCTCGTCATGCACCATCAACTGGAAGAAGAAGTGGCATTATTAAAGGGCCGCGAAGCCGCTCTGCTCTTCGGCAGCGGCTATCTGGCCAATTGCGGCATCATCCCGGCCCTTGTCGGCCGCAACGACGTCATTTTCTCCGACCGGCTCAACCATGCCAGCATCTACGACGGCTGCCGTCTTTCCCGGGCAAAGCTCGTCCGCTTTCACCACAATGACATGGACCACCTGGCAGACCTCCTCCGTCACCACCGGGGCACGGGCGAGGCATTAATTGTCGCCGAATCTCTTTATTCCATGGACGGCGATTGTTGTCCCTTGAGGGATCTGGTTGCACTGAAAAACAGGCACCAGTGCCTGCTTATGATCGATGAGGCCCATGCCACCGGGATCTATGGGGCAAACGGCGGGGGAATCATTCAGGAAGAGGGCCTGGCCGCGGAAGTGGACGTGGCCATGGGCACCTTCGGCAAAGCCTTGGGCAGCTACGGGGCCTATGCGGCAACCTCCGGGGAGATGAAAGATTTTCTCGTCAACCGGGCTCGCAGTTTCATCTATTCCACCGGCCTCCCCCCGGCGGTGATCGGCGCTTCCCTTGCCGCCGTGCGCATTGTCCGGGAGCAGCCGGAGCTGCGCCGCCGCCTCTTTGCCAAGGTTGAAAAATTCCGGCAGGCACTCCGGCGGCACAACATTGAAAATATCGGCGCATCCCAGATCATGCCTGTGCTGATCGGCGACAGCGGCAAAGCGATGCACATCGCGACAACACTGCGCGACAAAGGGGTCTTCGCCACTGCCGTGCGACCGCCCACCGTCCCGGAAGGAACATCCCGGCTCCGTTTTTCCATCACCCTTCACCTGCAGGATGATGCCCTGGAGCACACGGCAGCGCTGCTGGCGGACATCCTTTCCGGCAGCTGA
- a CDS encoding integration host factor subunit beta → MLKRDLVNAVSDQINGHLKKDVNQVVDIILDSISDALHDGRRVEIRGFGSLSVRERKSRTTKNPRTSEVMHISSRKSVHFTMSKSIKEPLVLVHNSTKKG, encoded by the coding sequence ATGCTTAAACGCGATTTGGTAAATGCCGTTTCTGATCAGATCAACGGTCATTTGAAAAAGGATGTGAATCAGGTTGTTGATATTATATTGGATTCAATTTCCGACGCTCTGCATGACGGCAGAAGGGTTGAGATACGCGGCTTTGGCAGTTTGAGTGTTCGTGAGCGCAAATCAAGAACCACGAAGAACCCCCGAACTTCGGAGGTGATGCATATATCCTCCCGTAAAAGTGTACATTTCACCATGAGTAAATCGATCAAGGAGCCATTGGTTCTTGTTCATAATTCAACTAAAAAAGGGTGA
- a CDS encoding threonylcarbamoyl-AMP synthase — translation MRILQINTDNPQQRLIDQAVEALRQGAIIAYPTDTVYGIGCDIFNQKAVKKIYQIKKRDKAKPFSFICADLKDVSQYCFLSNTAYKLMKKSLPGPYTFVLPAMKIVPKIMMTKQKTVGIRVPDNNICRYLVNSLGNPLLTTTASCEEERDPLDAYDVENNLGNLVDLIIDSPCPPPAPSSVISLVTELPEILRFGKGDTALFLG, via the coding sequence ATGCGAATATTGCAGATAAACACAGACAATCCCCAACAGCGCCTCATTGATCAAGCAGTTGAAGCGCTGCGGCAAGGAGCGATCATCGCCTACCCCACCGATACGGTTTACGGGATAGGATGCGACATTTTTAACCAGAAGGCCGTTAAAAAAATCTACCAGATAAAAAAAAGAGACAAGGCAAAGCCATTCAGCTTTATTTGTGCGGATTTAAAAGATGTCAGTCAATACTGTTTTCTTTCGAACACAGCGTACAAGTTGATGAAAAAATCCTTACCCGGTCCCTATACCTTCGTGCTTCCAGCTATGAAAATAGTACCGAAAATCATGATGACCAAACAGAAAACAGTCGGCATACGTGTGCCGGACAACAACATCTGCCGTTATCTGGTCAACTCGCTGGGCAACCCGTTGTTGACAACGACGGCAAGCTGCGAGGAGGAAAGAGACCCACTGGATGCGTATGATGTGGAAAACAATCTGGGCAACCTGGTTGATTTGATCATAGACAGTCCCTGCCCCCCGCCCGCCCCTTCAAGCGTCATTTCATTAGTTACGGAGTTGCCCGAAATTTTGCGTTTCGGCAAGGGAGATACCGCGCTCTTTTTAGGTTGA